GATCTCGGTCAGGCCCAGGCCCTCACCGCCCAGGCGGGGAGTTTCCACTTCCCCTTCGAGGGCCGCAAGATCAAGGCGACGTTTCACTCGCTTCCGGTCAAGCACGGGCAACTCGTCACCGTGCGCTTCTTCGATCCCGTGCGACTCGGCGCGACCACGCTTGCCGGCCTGATCGGCCTGGCGCCGGTCGCCGAGCGGCTCGCCCAGCTCCTGATGAGACCCAGCGGCCTGATCCTGGTCAACGGGCCGCAGCACCCCGTGAAGACCGGACTGCTGTACGCCAGCCTCAAGCAAGCCGCGGAAATGGGGCGCGGCGTCGTGTCGCTGGAGCCGGTCATTGAGCACGAACTCGAGGGAATCAGCCAGATCCACGCCGGCAGCGATCTCGAAGGTGCCCTGTCGCTGCCGGTGGCGCTCAAGACGGTCCTGGACCACGGCCATGACGTCCTGGCCGTCTGGGACCTGGCCGATCCCGACTCGGCCCGGCGCCTGGTGCGTGCGGCCCTGGGCGGCCGCCTCGTGATCGCGAGCTGGAACACCACCGAGCGGTTCCTGGAGGAAGCCCTCGAGACCTGGGGCCTGCCGGCTCGTACCATCGCCAACGCGCTCGCCGGCATCGTCAACGTCCGCGCGGTGCGGGCGCTCTGTACCGCCTGCCGCAGGGACGTCCAGCCTCCCGGCGATACGCATCCGCTCGTCCTCCGCTACAACGATTCCGGCCGCGTGCACGTCCCGGGCGAGGGCTGCGAACGCTGCGGCTACCGAGGCTTCCGCGGCCAGGTCGGCGTCTTCGAGGTCTTTCCGCTGGATCGGCCCCTGCGCAACCTCATCGCCGCCGGCATCGACAAGGCGCGCCTGGACACCCTCGCGGAGGAGGAAGGTTTCGTGCCGCTGGCCAACTACGCGGCGTGGCTCGTCGGGCAGGGGATCGTCACCTGGAACGACGTGGCCGCGAGCGGCATCTTCGACGACCTGCCGCCCATAAACAGTGAATCCGTGCTCGTTTGACGGAACCATCCCCGCGTGGGGACAATACTAGCCATGCTCGGACGCGTCTTCCTCATCGTGCTCGACGGCGTCGGCGCCGGCGAGTTGCCCGACGCTCCGCTCTTCGGCGACACGGGCAGCAACACCCTGGGCAACACGGCTCGCGTGGTCGGCGGCTTGCAGGTCCCCACGCTGCAGCGCCTTGGCCTCGGCAACATCCTGCCCCTGGCGGGCGTGCCGCAAAACCTGTCCGCCGAGGCGTCCTGGGGCAAGGCGGCCGAACGCTCGCCCGGCAAGGACACCCAGACCGGCCACTGGGAAATGGCCGGCTTGCCGCTGGAGTTCACGTTCCCGACCTTCCCCGACGGCTTCCCGGCCGAGTTGCTCGCCGCATTCGAGCAGGCGACCGGCCGGGGGATCCTGGGCAACAAGCCCGCGTCGGGCACCGAGATCCTGGTGGAGCTGGGCGAAGAGCACCAGCGCACCGGGAAATGGATCGTGTACACCTCCGGCGATTCGGTGTTCCAGATCGCCGCCCACGAGGAGACGGTTCCCCTGGAGGAGCTCTACGACGCCTGCCGCAAGGCGCGCGCGCTGCTCGACGGCCCCTGGCGGGTGGGGCGCGTCATCGCCCGGCCCTTCGTGGGCGCGCCCGGAGCGTACGCCAGGGACCAGGGAGCGCGCCACGACTACTCGGTCCTGCCCCCGGGGCCGACGGTGCTGGATTTCGCCGGCCAGGCCGGCCATCGCGTCATCGGCGTCGGCAAGATCCACGACATCTTCGCGGGAGTCGGCGTCGCCGAGAACGTCCATACCGGCTCCAACGCCGAGGGCATGGAGGCCACGATCAAGCTGGCACGCACCGCACCCGACGGCGCCCTGGTGTTCACGAACCTGGTGGACTTCGACAGCATGTACGGCCACCGCAACAACGCCGCGGGAATGGCCCAGGCCCTGTGCGAGTTCGATCGGGCGCTGAGCTTCCTGCTGCCCGAGTTGCGGCCCGACGATCTGCTCATGCTCACGGCCGACCATGGCAACGACCCGACCGACGTGTCGACCGACCACACGCGGGAGTACATCCCGCTCCTTGCCTACCGTGCCGAACGGCGCGGCGCACCGCTCGGCACCCGTGCCGGTTTCGGGGATATCGCCGCCACCGTGGCCGACGCCTGGAACCTTCCCGGCAAGGTGGTCGGCGAGAGCTTCTGGCCGCAGCTTGCGGCCGCATTGGTATGAACGAGCCGGACGGCCCGGAGCGGCGGTCCTAGAGAAAGGGGACGAAGGTGTCCGAAGTCGAGGAACTGAAAGCCAGCGCCGATCGCCTGGCCGAGACCGCCAAGGAGAGCACCGAGAAGCTCGTGGCGGCTGCCCGCGAGACCGCCGAGATTGGGGTCAAGGTCTTCCGCGAGCAGCTTCACGGCATGGTCAAGGATGAAAAGACCGTCGAGCGCATGAAGCAGATGGAGGAAGTCTTCGATCGCCAGGTCGCCCAGGCGACCAAGCAGATCGAGGATGGCGCCAAGCAGCTCATGAGCTTCTGGGGCGGCCTCGTCACCCAGGCGCGGGAAGCCGAGGAAGGCCGCCGCGTCGAGGTGGAGGTCGAGCCCTCCGACAAGCCGTAGGCCCTCCAGTAAGGGTTTGAGCACCTTCGCGATCGTTCCGGCCGCCGGGCGCGGCGTCCGGATGGGTGCACCCGAGCACAAGGTATGGCTGCCGCTCGGCGGCGAGCCGATCTTGATAAGGACGCTGCGGCGCCTGGCGCATTGCCAGGCGATCGCGGGCCTCGTGGTGGTGGTCGCGCCCGAGGATCGCGAACGGCTGCTCGAACTGGAAGAAGCCTACGATCTGCCGAACATCGCCGGCATCATCGATGGCGGCGCCACTCGCCAGGAGTCGGTCACGCGGGGCTTCGAGGCGATCGCCGGCAGCCCGGACCTCGTGCTTGTCCACGACGGGGCGCGCCCCCTGGTCAACCCCAGTCAGGTCGATCAGGTCATCAGGGCGGCGGCCCGCCATGGCGCGGCGATCCTGGCGGTACCGATTCACGACACGATCAAGCGTGTGGCGGGCGACGTCGTCGTCGAGAGCCCGCCACGCGCCGAGTTCTGGGCTGCGCAAACGCCCCAGGTCTTTCGCTACGCCTTGCTAGAAGAGGCTTTGCGCCGGGCTCGCGAAGACGGTTACGAAGGGACCGACGAGGCGAGCCTGGTCGAGCGCCTGGGCCATCAGGTGCACATCGTGCCCGGCTCGCGGCGCAATCTCAAGATCACCACGCCCGACGATCTGGCGATGGCCGAGGGCTTGCTCGCGGCCTCGCGGCCGGAGATGGTCGCCGACCCGCTGTGAGGTAGGGACCCCCGGCGTTAGTCGGCAGGCAGGGAGCCCGGGCCATTGCAGGCCCGGCGGTCAGCGGATTTCCAGCAGCACCGGGCAGTGGTCCGAGCCCGGCACGTGGGACTCGATGGTCGCCCGCTCGACGCGCGGGGCCAGCCCCTCGGAGACCAGGAAGTAGTCGAGGCGCCAGCCGATGTTCTTGGCGCGCACGCCGAAGCGCTGGCTCCACCAGGTGTAGTGCCCGCGCTCGTCGGGATGGGCGGCCCGGAAGACGTCCACAAGGCCTAAGGCCAGGAACTTGTCGATCCAGGCGCGCTCCTCCGGCAGGAAGCCGGTGGTCTTCTCGTTGCTCCTGGGATTGGCCAGGTCGATCTCCGTGTGCGCGGTGTTCCAGTCTCCGCAAATCGCCACCTTCTCGCCGGCGGCATGGCGGGCGGCCACCCAGTCGTGGAGCGCCTGGTAGAACTCCAGCTTGAACGGGACCCGGCTGTGGTCGCGGGAGCCGTTGGGCACGTACACGTTGGCCAGGGTGAAGCCCGGGAAACGGGTGAAGAGCGCCCGCCCCTCGTCGTCGAAGCGCGCGTCGCCGATGCCCGCGCT
The nucleotide sequence above comes from Candidatus Tanganyikabacteria bacterium. Encoded proteins:
- the ispD gene encoding 2-C-methyl-D-erythritol 4-phosphate cytidylyltransferase, which codes for MGAPEHKVWLPLGGEPILIRTLRRLAHCQAIAGLVVVVAPEDRERLLELEEAYDLPNIAGIIDGGATRQESVTRGFEAIAGSPDLVLVHDGARPLVNPSQVDQVIRAAARHGAAILAVPIHDTIKRVAGDVVVESPPRAEFWAAQTPQVFRYALLEEALRRAREDGYEGTDEASLVERLGHQVHIVPGSRRNLKITTPDDLAMAEGLLAASRPEMVADPL
- the tadA gene encoding Flp pilus assembly complex ATPase component TadA → MAVYGKRLRLGEILTRAGVISDAQLQVALAKQQITREPIGEILIGLGYVTSDQIRNALELQYGVKAITLSTALNLDLVKLLPEAVIRRLRVVPVAIGQLTLAMVDPANMAAVEEVKNRFKGVNIQPVVITESEFKDFMANLPASDDAMEGAAEVSIDDASAAQLVHVLLSNALARGATEILLEPEEFETRIRMRIDGYLVSEPAVPGRISSLLINRLRVLCDLGQAQALTAQAGSFHFPFEGRKIKATFHSLPVKHGQLVTVRFFDPVRLGATTLAGLIGLAPVAERLAQLLMRPSGLILVNGPQHPVKTGLLYASLKQAAEMGRGVVSLEPVIEHELEGISQIHAGSDLEGALSLPVALKTVLDHGHDVLAVWDLADPDSARRLVRAALGGRLVIASWNTTERFLEEALETWGLPARTIANALAGIVNVRAVRALCTACRRDVQPPGDTHPLVLRYNDSGRVHVPGEGCERCGYRGFRGQVGVFEVFPLDRPLRNLIAAGIDKARLDTLAEEEGFVPLANYAAWLVGQGIVTWNDVAASGIFDDLPPINSESVLV
- the xth gene encoding exodeoxyribonuclease III; this translates as MLIATWNVNGIRACEKGGLLDWLGATRPDVLCMQEVRAEPEQVSDAVREPAGYAATWHPARKKGYSGVATWVRGKGKTSAGIGDARFDDEGRALFTRFPGFTLANVYVPNGSRDHSRVPFKLEFYQALHDWVAARHAAGEKVAICGDWNTAHTEIDLANPRSNEKTTGFLPEERAWIDKFLALGLVDVFRAAHPDERGHYTWWSQRFGVRAKNIGWRLDYFLVSEGLAPRVERATIESHVPGSDHCPVLLEIR
- a CDS encoding phosphopentomutase translates to MLGRVFLIVLDGVGAGELPDAPLFGDTGSNTLGNTARVVGGLQVPTLQRLGLGNILPLAGVPQNLSAEASWGKAAERSPGKDTQTGHWEMAGLPLEFTFPTFPDGFPAELLAAFEQATGRGILGNKPASGTEILVELGEEHQRTGKWIVYTSGDSVFQIAAHEETVPLEELYDACRKARALLDGPWRVGRVIARPFVGAPGAYARDQGARHDYSVLPPGPTVLDFAGQAGHRVIGVGKIHDIFAGVGVAENVHTGSNAEGMEATIKLARTAPDGALVFTNLVDFDSMYGHRNNAAGMAQALCEFDRALSFLLPELRPDDLLMLTADHGNDPTDVSTDHTREYIPLLAYRAERRGAPLGTRAGFGDIAATVADAWNLPGKVVGESFWPQLAAALV